The following nucleotide sequence is from Pedobacter sp. PACM 27299.
TAGTTCCTGCATCATACACTAAATTGAACTCTGCATAACGCGATCTTCTTAAGTACTGCCATTCTTGTTCTTCTGCACTAAAATCAGCGTCGCGATTTCTATCAATCAACTCTGTATAGGCAGGAAGGAACGTATTTCCTACAGCTTCAGAAAAACTCAACAAACGGTCGAAGTCCAATCCAGTATTCTCTGGTTTTAGTTTATCATAAAAAATACCGCCAACACCTCGGGTTTCTTCTCTATGCTTGATGAAAAAATAATCATCTGCATGCGCTTTAAATTTAGGATAAAAAGAAGCGTCAAATTCATCACAAGTCTGTTTTAACAAATGATGAAAAAAGCGAACATCCGTATCAATTACATAATGAGGCGTGAGGTCTATCCCCCACCAAACCAACGGGTCTGGTCATCCATCTCAAAATAACGAATATTCATGTGTATAATAGGCACGAAAGGATTATTAGGGTGCATCACAATAGAAACCCCGGTTGCAAAGAATTCATCGCTATCCAGCTTAAAAGACTTCTTTATTGCGTCCGGCAATTTACCATGTACCGCGGAGAAGTTTACGCCCCCCTTTTCGATTACATTTCCATTTTGCAGAATTCTTGTTCTGCCGCCACCGCCACCTTCACGGCTCCATATTTCTTCTTCAAATTTTCCTTTACCATCAGATTGTTCTAAACCCTGGCAAATGGAGTCCTGAATTTTCTGGAAAGCTGCGACTACTTTATCTTTAAATACCATTTCTCTTAAACTTATCCTCAAAGTTAACTTTATAAAAATTGCCTTTGAGCTTTAAGTTGAGATAGTACATTTTTTTGACATAATGGGCAGGAAACAGCTGTTTTTAGGAATCATGGTGCATTTTCAACCTATCCAGGAGCTCAGGGGAAATGTTTTCAGCATAGACCCCATAAGCATCAATTAATACACCTTTCAGGTTTCCTACTGGAGAAGAAATCGCATAAATCACGGCACTGTCGCCAGGATCATTCATCCCTTCAAAACGGTAAAATTCATCAATTTCAAATTCTTCAGGCATCAGCTGCAAATCGATCGCTTTACATTCAATGCAATCTGGTGCCAGGATGAAATCATGCTCATAACCTCTCTTCTCAAGATCAGCAACAGCAGCAGTAAGGGTGTCATAAATATACATAGCTCTAATTTAATTAAAAATAATTGTAGTATGTGCCTTTTTAAATTTCATAGTTCAATAAACTTTCTGATATTTAAGCATCATGGTTGTATCAGAAAAAACGCTAAAATGGGGACTTTGTTTGTATCCACCTTTATTATTCCAGCGTATTTGGGTAAAAAGATTCCATAAAGGTTTTCGTGGTGTAGATGTAAAAATCAACAAAAGCCTGTTCAATAAGAATTACAATGGATCCATATTCGGAGGGACGATTTATGCCGCTACAGATCCGTTCTATGCCTTATTATTTGATCAGCTGCTGAGGCGCGAAGGCTTTAAAGTCAGAGTCTGGCTGAAAAGTGCTTCCATACAATACCTGAAGCCTGGGCACGGAGATTTGTTTTTCACCATCACTGTGACAGATGATATGCTGAATGAAGCCATAGCGGCGATGAATACTACGGGTAAATTTGTCAAAGCTTATCCGATGGAAATCACTAATGCAGCAGGCGAATTGTGTGCTACAGTCATGAATGAAATCTATGTACGCAACTTACACCAGGGAGAAACACCACGTATTGCTTATTAAATTATGAATGTCAAGAAACTTATCCTGCAGGGTGAAGGAACTACCCTTGATTTCAAGAAGACCATTAACAATCATGAAAAGATTGCCCGTAGTATTGTCGCTTTTGCCAACCATAAAGGTGGCCAACTGCTGATTGGCGTAGCCGATGATGGTACGATTAAGGGCGTAAAATCTGAAGATGAAGAAAGATACATGCTGCTCAAATCCGCACAGCAGTTTTGCCGACCAGCTGTAGATTTAACTTTCGAAGAAGTATACGTCGAGGATAAACTCGTGCTTATAGCCAATATCAGCACCAGTGAAACCAAGCCACATTACGCCCTTGATGAAAATAAAAAATGGTGGGTTTATTTCAGGATCCAGGACAAAACACTGCTGGCAAGTAAAATTCTGGTAGATGTCATTAAAAAAAGCACGGAGCATCAAATCACTCCAATTCCTCATGGAAAAGAGGAAAACATGCTATTTGAATACCTGAGCCAGGAAGGACGCATCACTTTAAAGGAATACAGTAAAATCATCAAATCTTCCTATAAAAAAGCACAAAAGATATTAGTGGCCCAAATTCTTGGGGGTGCTATTCGCCCCCATAGCTCGGAAAAGGAAGAATATTTTACATCAATTCCACAACAACTTCAGGTTAAATAATCTCTACCTCAAAAAATCAGGATAGAAATGCCGACTTTTGTAGCAATGCTACAAACACTTTATTCAAAATATAAACCCTATTATTCCGATAACCTGCGATTGGCTATGCCGATTGTAGTGTCACAATTGGGACATACCCTTGTTCATTTAGCCGACAGTGTAATTGTTGGCCATTTCGCCGGTACAATTCAGCTCGCGGCTGTTTCTCTCGTAAATAGTCTTTTTATGCTCATCCTAGTGATTGGAATGGGGATCTCCTATGGATTAACCCCGCTGATGGCACAGGAGAATGGTCGTAAAAACTATGATGAATGCGGTAAATTACTATCCAACAGTTTAATCATTAACATCATTACCTCTATTTTACTCTATGGTTTTGTTCACCTTGGAACTTTACTTGTCATCGACCACCTCGGACAATCACCGGAAGTAGTGGCCTATGCAAAGCCATATTTAGGTTATCTGGCGATTTCGATAGTTCCTTTGATGATCTTTCAAACCTTTAAACAGTTTGCCGAAGG
It contains:
- a CDS encoding AlbA family DNA-binding domain-containing protein, giving the protein MNVKKLILQGEGTTLDFKKTINNHEKIARSIVAFANHKGGQLLIGVADDGTIKGVKSEDEERYMLLKSAQQFCRPAVDLTFEEVYVEDKLVLIANISTSETKPHYALDENKKWWVYFRIQDKTLLASKILVDVIKKSTEHQITPIPHGKEENMLFEYLSQEGRITLKEYSKIIKSSYKKAQKILVAQILGGAIRPHSSEKEEYFTSIPQQLQVK
- a CDS encoding DUF4442 domain-containing protein, with protein sequence MVVSEKTLKWGLCLYPPLLFQRIWVKRFHKGFRGVDVKINKSLFNKNYNGSIFGGTIYAATDPFYALLFDQLLRREGFKVRVWLKSASIQYLKPGHGDLFFTITVTDDMLNEAIAAMNTTGKFVKAYPMEITNAAGELCATVMNEIYVRNLHQGETPRIAY